In one Echinicola marina genomic region, the following are encoded:
- a CDS encoding FAD-dependent oxidoreductase: MRNNDVSIIGAGLIGSLLGIYLRKKGLDVSLYEKRSDLRDKKNVPEGRSINMALSDRGWKALDKIGLREKVAPMALPMYGRSIHDEHGDTSFLPYGKENQAIYSISRRDFNELLINEAEKSGVNIFFDHFCEEIDISKTTLNFSYADGQRIGKESDVIIGADGAYSSLRDAMQKQTRLNYKQEYISHGYKELTIPATADGEFAMDPQALHIWPRGLFMLIALPNPDKSFTCTLFLPFEGEKVCFDKINDKSDLESVFRTFFNDAFELMPNLSDEFFNNPTSSMINVECFPWQKNKSLLIGDACHAMVPFFGQGMNCGFEDCFILDELIEKFGTTSWELVFEKFQKIRKPDTDAISQMARDNFVEMRDSVANPKFIIRKKIEAKLHELYPQDWVPLYTMVTFSDMKYADAYAQGQLQNEIMDKVMSDPGITHNYKNINYEEIINLVETARMV, translated from the coding sequence ATGAGGAATAATGATGTAAGCATTATTGGAGCAGGGTTGATTGGTTCTCTTTTGGGAATTTACCTGAGAAAAAAAGGACTGGATGTTAGCTTGTATGAAAAGCGTTCCGATCTCAGGGATAAAAAGAATGTTCCTGAAGGAAGGTCCATCAATATGGCCTTAAGTGACCGTGGCTGGAAAGCTTTGGATAAAATTGGCCTAAGGGAAAAAGTGGCCCCAATGGCCTTGCCCATGTACGGACGGAGTATCCATGATGAACATGGAGACACTTCCTTTTTGCCATATGGGAAGGAAAACCAGGCGATATATTCCATTTCCAGACGAGATTTCAATGAACTGTTGATCAATGAGGCGGAGAAAAGCGGAGTAAATATATTTTTTGACCATTTCTGTGAAGAGATAGATATTTCAAAAACTACTTTGAACTTTTCCTATGCAGATGGGCAGAGGATTGGAAAGGAATCGGATGTGATCATCGGTGCTGATGGTGCATACTCATCCTTGCGTGATGCTATGCAGAAGCAAACAAGGCTGAACTATAAGCAAGAGTATATTTCTCATGGGTATAAGGAATTGACGATACCGGCAACAGCCGATGGTGAGTTTGCTATGGATCCCCAAGCCTTACATATTTGGCCGCGGGGTTTATTTATGTTGATTGCTTTGCCCAATCCCGATAAGTCATTTACTTGTACGTTGTTTTTGCCCTTTGAGGGGGAAAAGGTATGTTTTGATAAAATCAATGACAAAAGTGACTTGGAAAGTGTTTTTAGAACTTTCTTTAATGATGCCTTTGAATTAATGCCGAATTTGTCAGATGAGTTTTTCAATAATCCCACAAGCTCAATGATCAATGTGGAGTGCTTCCCGTGGCAAAAAAATAAGTCTTTGTTGATCGGGGATGCTTGTCATGCCATGGTTCCATTCTTTGGACAAGGAATGAATTGTGGGTTTGAGGATTGTTTCATCCTGGATGAACTGATTGAGAAATTTGGTACTACTTCCTGGGAGCTGGTCTTTGAGAAATTCCAGAAAATCAGAAAACCCGATACAGATGCCATTAGTCAGATGGCAAGGGATAATTTTGTAGAAATGAGGGATAGTGTAGCCAATCCGAAGTTTATTATCCGTAAGAAAATAGAGGCAAAGCTGCATGAGCTTTATCCTCAAGACTGGGTACCATTGTATACGATGGTGACTTTTTCGGATATGAAATATGCCGATGCTTATGCTCAAGGGCAATTGCAGAATGAAATTATGGATAAGGTCATGAGTGATCCGGGGATTACCCATAATTATAAGAATATCAATTATGAGGAAATAATAAATTTGGTAGAGACTGCCAGAATGGTGTAA
- a CDS encoding DoxX family protein, protein MKKLLFSHSPISQNLALLILRLSAAGMMMVHGWSKIANFSEYLTKFSDPFGLGPAVSLQLAIFAEFFCAILLALGFMSRWVLIPLIFTMTTAAFMVHGADPFSVKEKSLLYLVMYVVLFFTGPGKISMDAQINKKNRYR, encoded by the coding sequence ATGAAAAAATTACTTTTCTCACATAGCCCAATTTCTCAAAACCTGGCTCTCTTGATCCTCAGATTAAGTGCTGCAGGGATGATGATGGTTCATGGCTGGTCAAAAATTGCCAATTTCAGTGAGTACCTCACAAAATTTTCAGACCCATTTGGATTAGGCCCTGCTGTTTCGTTACAATTGGCCATTTTTGCGGAATTCTTCTGCGCCATCCTTTTGGCCCTTGGCTTTATGAGTAGGTGGGTTCTTATTCCACTTATCTTCACCATGACCACAGCGGCATTTATGGTACATGGAGCAGATCCCTTTAGTGTAAAAGAAAAATCACTGCTGTACCTAGTAATGTACGTGGTATTATTCTTCACAGGCCCTGGAAAAATCTCCATGGATGCCCAAATCAATAAGAAAAACAGGTATCGATAA
- a CDS encoding nucleotidyltransferase family protein has product MNKPTLLILAAGIGSRYGGNKQIDGFGPKGETIIEYSIYDAIRAGFGKVVFIVRKEILELVKEIFLPKLEGKIAVDFVVQSLDSMVPMEYRNAERKKPYGTGHAVLCAKDAIKEPFAVINADDFYGKEAFQVLGEFLQNGVKQDLHCMVGYAIQNVLSENGTVSRGVCETNGNMQLMGMTERTAISQEGNKILSRENDQELEIPTDTPVSMNCWGFHPSFFEETESLWRNFLADNKDNIKSEFYIPTVANALIEKKKANIAILEGGKTWFGVTYPEDKPVVVQALKSLHEQGDYPDNLWA; this is encoded by the coding sequence ATGAATAAACCAACACTTTTGATCCTTGCTGCGGGGATTGGTAGCAGATACGGAGGGAATAAGCAAATCGATGGCTTTGGCCCAAAAGGGGAAACAATAATAGAATATTCCATATATGACGCGATAAGAGCAGGCTTTGGGAAAGTTGTTTTTATTGTCCGCAAAGAGATTTTGGAATTGGTAAAAGAGATTTTTTTACCTAAGCTAGAAGGAAAAATAGCCGTAGACTTTGTTGTTCAGTCCTTGGACAGTATGGTCCCTATGGAATATAGAAATGCCGAAAGAAAAAAACCATATGGCACTGGTCATGCTGTATTATGTGCAAAGGATGCCATCAAGGAACCCTTTGCAGTAATTAATGCAGATGACTTTTACGGTAAAGAAGCTTTTCAGGTCTTGGGTGAATTTCTTCAAAACGGTGTAAAACAGGATTTACACTGCATGGTAGGCTATGCCATTCAAAACGTACTATCGGAAAACGGCACTGTCAGCCGTGGGGTTTGCGAAACTAACGGTAATATGCAATTGATGGGAATGACAGAAAGAACGGCCATTTCCCAAGAAGGGAACAAAATCCTTAGCCGTGAAAATGACCAAGAATTAGAAATTCCAACAGACACGCCGGTTTCCATGAATTGCTGGGGCTTCCATCCTTCATTCTTTGAAGAAACAGAAAGCCTGTGGAGAAATTTCCTTGCAGATAACAAAGACAATATTAAATCAGAATTTTATATCCCAACCGTAGCCAATGCCTTAATAGAGAAAAAGAAAGCGAATATCGCTATTCTTGAAGGAGGCAAAACCTGGTTTGGTGTCACCTATCCTGAAGATAAACCAGTCGTGGTCCAGGCACTTAAGAGTTTACATGAACAGGGCGACTATCCTGATAACCTATGGGCCTGA
- a CDS encoding P-II family nitrogen regulator, translated as MKKVEAIIRTSRFEVIHKCIAALGVKFLTFYEVKGMGLEHAKIEKYRGVAYEPTYIPRTKLEIVVTEDLVDSVIKCILKEGRTGEIGDGKIFVTDVLEAYRVRNEDKGADAL; from the coding sequence ATGAAAAAAGTAGAAGCGATTATTAGAACATCTCGATTTGAGGTGATTCACAAATGTATTGCTGCCCTGGGAGTGAAATTCCTTACTTTTTATGAAGTTAAAGGTATGGGGCTAGAGCATGCAAAGATTGAGAAGTATAGGGGAGTAGCTTATGAACCTACTTATATCCCTAGAACCAAGTTGGAAATTGTGGTTACGGAGGATCTGGTAGATTCAGTGATCAAATGTATCCTGAAAGAGGGCCGGACTGGTGAAATCGGAGATGGTAAAATCTTCGTTACTGATGTACTTGAGGCCTATAGGGTAAGAAATGAGGATAAAGGTGCGGATGCACTATAG
- a CDS encoding ammonium transporter: MNQELFTINNVWMMVATILVFIMHLGFASLEAGLTRAKNTINILFKNTIIPAMGLLTYAFIGFDLMYPGEAFAGGFFGLSGLGLSLPEGWDTFAYSEGYTFFTDFIFQAMFAATAATIVSGAVAERIKLGPFIIFSTLYVAICYPIVGMWKWGGGFLDTLSTPFYDFAGSTIVHSVGGWGALVGAYLLGPRIGKYTERGMNAIPGHNIPMAVIGVFLLWFGWFGFNGGSVLSADPGTVSKVFVTTSIAGAAGAFGALLFSYLKFKSYDITMVLNGVLAGLVGITAGADLMSVGESAIIGFVGGALVVFGVVFFDKVKVDDPVGAISVHLVGGIWGTLAVGIFGDLAGFSQLISQLIGVAAVGVFCVAFSWILFYSMKKTVGIRVHESEEVEGLDINEHSMRAYPDFATKE, encoded by the coding sequence ATGAATCAAGAATTATTTACCATCAATAATGTGTGGATGATGGTGGCCACTATCCTGGTATTCATCATGCACCTTGGCTTTGCTTCACTTGAGGCAGGATTGACAAGAGCCAAAAATACCATCAACATTTTATTCAAAAATACCATTATACCTGCCATGGGGCTGTTGACCTATGCGTTTATTGGCTTTGATCTGATGTACCCTGGAGAAGCTTTTGCTGGAGGTTTCTTTGGATTGAGTGGCCTAGGCCTTAGCCTTCCAGAAGGATGGGATACTTTTGCATATAGTGAAGGTTATACTTTCTTTACTGATTTTATTTTCCAGGCCATGTTTGCCGCTACAGCAGCTACTATCGTGTCAGGAGCTGTGGCAGAAAGAATCAAATTGGGGCCATTTATCATATTTTCTACGCTTTATGTGGCGATCTGTTACCCAATCGTTGGGATGTGGAAATGGGGAGGTGGATTTTTGGATACTTTAAGTACGCCTTTTTATGATTTTGCAGGTTCTACGATCGTTCACTCTGTGGGTGGTTGGGGTGCCCTAGTTGGTGCTTATTTATTGGGTCCAAGAATTGGGAAATACACAGAAAGAGGCATGAATGCCATACCAGGTCACAATATCCCAATGGCGGTAATCGGTGTGTTTTTGCTTTGGTTCGGTTGGTTTGGATTTAATGGTGGTTCGGTTTTGAGTGCAGATCCTGGTACGGTTTCGAAGGTATTTGTCACTACTTCGATTGCGGGAGCTGCAGGTGCTTTTGGTGCTTTATTGTTCTCTTATTTGAAATTTAAGTCTTATGATATCACCATGGTGCTCAATGGTGTCCTTGCAGGGTTGGTAGGAATCACTGCTGGCGCAGACTTAATGTCTGTAGGTGAGTCCGCCATCATAGGCTTTGTAGGTGGTGCTTTGGTTGTGTTTGGTGTTGTTTTCTTTGACAAAGTTAAAGTGGATGATCCAGTAGGTGCGATTTCAGTACACCTTGTAGGAGGTATTTGGGGAACTTTGGCCGTAGGTATCTTTGGAGACCTTGCAGGCTTTTCCCAATTGATCTCACAATTGATCGGTGTGGCTGCTGTTGGTGTATTCTGTGTAGCATTTAGCTGGATTTTGTTCTATTCAATGAAAAAGACCGTGGGGATCCGTGTTCATGAGAGTGAAGAGGTGGAAGGCTTGGATATCAATGAGCACAGTATGAGGGCTTACCCTGACTTTGCGACCAAGGAATAA
- the hflC gene encoding protease modulator HflC — MNRNIIIYSIISILLIIAVNGSVFILDETKQAIVTQFGKPIGKPRTSPGLNFKVPFLHKVQFFDKRYLEWDGDRNQVPTKDKKFIFVDTYARWEITNPLQFFIRLRDERSAQSRLDDILDGETRNAIASHDLLDVVRSTNRDPEVTEDFMEELEILEEISVGREKIEEIVLSKANERTADLGVRILDFKFKRMNYVNEVRDRVYDRMISERNRIADQFRSEGQGEARKIQGDKERDLAKIQSEAFKEAEEIKGRADAEATAIYASAYNQNRQAVELYKFLRTMESFEKSLDENTSIILSTDSDFFKYLNSIK; from the coding sequence ATGAACAGAAATATCATCATATACAGCATAATCAGTATTCTGTTGATCATCGCGGTCAATGGAAGTGTTTTTATCTTGGATGAAACCAAACAGGCCATCGTCACCCAATTTGGAAAACCTATCGGGAAGCCCAGAACCAGTCCTGGACTCAACTTCAAAGTTCCCTTCTTGCATAAAGTCCAGTTCTTTGATAAAAGGTACCTAGAATGGGATGGAGACCGTAACCAAGTACCTACTAAAGACAAGAAATTTATCTTTGTGGACACCTACGCCAGATGGGAAATCACCAATCCGCTACAGTTTTTTATCCGATTAAGGGATGAAAGATCCGCCCAGTCCAGGCTGGACGATATCCTGGATGGAGAAACCCGAAATGCCATTGCCAGCCACGACCTATTGGATGTGGTTCGTTCTACCAACCGCGATCCTGAAGTGACAGAAGACTTCATGGAAGAGCTCGAGATCTTGGAAGAAATCTCTGTAGGCCGAGAAAAAATCGAAGAAATCGTCCTGTCCAAAGCCAATGAAAGAACAGCAGATTTAGGCGTAAGAATTTTGGATTTCAAGTTTAAACGAATGAATTATGTCAATGAAGTTCGTGATCGCGTATATGACCGAATGATCAGTGAACGAAATAGAATTGCCGATCAGTTCCGCTCCGAAGGCCAAGGAGAAGCCAGAAAAATCCAAGGTGATAAAGAAAGGGACTTGGCCAAAATCCAATCAGAAGCATTTAAAGAAGCTGAAGAAATAAAAGGACGTGCAGACGCTGAAGCCACAGCGATTTATGCATCAGCTTATAATCAAAACAGACAGGCTGTAGAACTATACAAATTTCTGCGAACCATGGAAAGTTTTGAAAAGTCACTTGATGAAAACACTAGCATCATTCTTTCGACAGACAGCGATTTCTTTAAATACCTAAACAGCATAAAATAG
- the hflK gene encoding FtsH protease activity modulator HflK, which produces MANKNFEINVDPDWIKKYLRKIILGLILIYAAFSAIYTVGPEEEGVVLQMGKYNRTVQPGLNFILPFGIEEIFKIPVQRQLKQEFGFRTTNPSQRSDYVKDGYLDESTMLTGDLNLTDVEWVVQYRISDSYKYLFKVRNADKTLRDMSEAAMRKIVGDRTVNEVLTVGRQEIATSVEQLLQELCDEYENGIRIDQVVLQDVNPPDPVKPSFNAVNEAQQERETLINQAEADYNRVIPRARGEAQETIELAEAFALNRVNRSKGEAERFNSLFKEYIKAPEVTKQRIYLETMEKVLPKLGNKVIVDEKGNNVLPLLNLERKGGTEK; this is translated from the coding sequence ATGGCAAATAAAAACTTTGAGATCAATGTCGACCCGGACTGGATCAAAAAGTACCTAAGAAAAATCATTCTAGGACTGATCCTGATATATGCAGCATTTAGCGCCATCTACACGGTAGGCCCTGAGGAAGAAGGCGTAGTGCTTCAAATGGGAAAATACAACCGTACCGTACAGCCAGGGCTTAACTTCATTTTGCCATTTGGCATTGAAGAAATTTTCAAAATCCCTGTACAAAGACAGCTTAAGCAGGAATTTGGCTTCAGAACCACCAATCCCAGCCAACGATCAGATTATGTAAAGGATGGATACTTGGATGAATCCACCATGCTAACTGGAGACCTTAACTTAACCGATGTAGAATGGGTAGTACAGTACAGAATCAGTGATTCCTATAAATACCTTTTTAAGGTAAGAAATGCAGACAAAACCCTTCGTGATATGTCCGAAGCAGCCATGAGAAAAATCGTGGGGGACAGGACAGTCAATGAAGTGCTCACAGTAGGTAGACAGGAAATCGCCACCAGTGTAGAACAACTCTTACAGGAATTATGTGACGAATATGAAAACGGTATCCGAATCGATCAGGTCGTATTACAAGATGTCAATCCACCTGATCCTGTAAAACCTTCTTTCAATGCTGTCAATGAAGCCCAGCAAGAAAGAGAAACCCTGATCAACCAAGCAGAAGCAGACTATAACCGGGTCATCCCAAGAGCAAGAGGAGAGGCTCAGGAAACCATTGAGCTTGCAGAAGCTTTTGCCCTGAACAGGGTCAACCGATCCAAAGGTGAAGCAGAAAGATTCAACTCCCTTTTTAAGGAGTACATCAAGGCTCCAGAAGTGACCAAGCAAAGAATCTACCTAGAAACCATGGAAAAAGTATTACCTAAACTGGGCAATAAGGTCATTGTCGATGAAAAAGGCAATAATGTTTTGCCTTTACTCAATTTGGAAAGAAAAGGAGGAACTGAGAAATGA
- a CDS encoding cytochrome c oxidase subunit 3, whose amino-acid sequence MSTKIKDSWVKKIERLHPYQTLVYLGMLGSGLIFLFLSVAFLSSFYDSSPLEVYKLPKPFWLSTLVLVVSSFITHKLIKFYKQDHPKQLERLLWLIFFLGMTFTSLQLWGWEKLQEQGIEFSGIPSGSYLYVLTGIHAFHLMGLLIFALYLLWEVHQTVLDPIKDLVFTTNPYAKMKFRLFIIYWHYVDLIWLSLFLIFTLAF is encoded by the coding sequence ATGAGCACAAAAATCAAAGACAGCTGGGTAAAAAAAATAGAAAGACTACATCCATACCAAACCTTGGTTTATTTAGGAATGCTGGGCAGTGGCCTTATTTTCCTTTTTCTGTCTGTCGCATTTTTAAGTTCTTTTTATGACTCCAGCCCTCTGGAGGTTTATAAGCTTCCCAAACCATTTTGGCTAAGCACTTTAGTCCTTGTGGTTAGTAGTTTTATCACCCATAAATTGATCAAATTCTATAAACAGGACCATCCCAAGCAGTTAGAAAGATTATTATGGCTTATTTTCTTCTTGGGCATGACCTTTACCAGTCTCCAGCTTTGGGGCTGGGAGAAACTACAGGAACAAGGCATCGAATTTAGTGGCATTCCTAGTGGAAGCTACCTTTATGTACTCACAGGGATACATGCTTTCCATTTGATGGGGCTATTGATTTTTGCCTTATACCTGCTTTGGGAAGTCCACCAAACTGTCCTGGACCCCATCAAAGACCTGGTATTTACTACCAACCCTTATGCCAAGATGAAATTTAGGCTGTTTATTATTTATTGGCACTATGTGGACCTTATTTGGCTCAGTCTATTCCTGATATTCACTTTGGCATTTTAG
- the mfd gene encoding transcription-repair coupling factor: MDKKAFLSLYKQDSYIRTVASSIFSVQGKNFQLKGLTGSMDMVFVSAMTEMGSNFHLIVARDKEEAAYLADDLKMLVDGIRPLLFPSSYKRPYQYDEVENANVLLRAEILNKVLAKENEQEIVVTYPEALYEKVINKKSLKDNTFSAKVGEKVDTEFIAELLATYDFEKTDFVYEPGQFAIRGGIIDVFSYANEEPYRIELFGKEIESIRTFDAESQLSIENLEQISIIPNVQTRLMQEVRQSFLEFMPEGTQVWIKDVEMTMDLLDQAFGKASQKFDQIVGQTGSEKLMLKPEALFDDGAAFMTSIAGFNKLEFGNQFHLPEAQVFEFDIKPQPSFNKNFDMLVENLVDNERQGLVNIICSESEKQVERLQNIFQELDPTLKVQSLPISLREGFLDHSVRLACYTDHQIFERFHRYKSNQKASKTKALTLKELKTLQPGDYVVHVDYGIGRFAGLEKVEINENLQEAVRLVFRDDDLLYVNIHSLHKISKYSGQEGTMPSMSKLGSPEWENKKKKVKRKVRDIAKDLIALYAKRRNAPGYKFSPDSVLQVELESSFIYEDTPDQASATGDVKNDMEKAYPMDRLVCGDVGFGKTEVAIRAAFKAINDRKQVAVLVPTTILAMQHYQTFKERLKDFPVKVDYINRFRTAKQVREIAEQVSSGEIDVLVGTHRIVNKDMKFKDLGLLIIDEEQKFGVKVKDQLKELRVNVDVLTLTATPIPRTLHFSLMGARDLSVIATPPPNRQPVTTEIHAFKEEVIRDAVSQELQRGGQVFFVHNRVGEIDSIANLIMRLVPDAKVVGAHGQMDGKQLEKVMVSFIEGEYDVLVSTNIIESGLDIPNANTIIINRAHMFGLSDLHQMRGRVGRSNKKAYCYLLTTPMSGLTPEARKRLQTLEEFSDLGDGFKVAMRDLDIRGAGNLLGAEQSGFITDLGFEMYHKILDEAVQELKENEFAALFEVDLKEKVEVLVQDCVIETDMELLIPEDYVTNISERLSLYSKLDNIKTDEELEKFATSIKDRFGPVPGVVSSLFETVRLRWLAEKLGFEKLVLKNGLMKCYFVPSSREIYFKSQVFGNIIRFIQSKGRYCKIKEHKNRLILTISGVQSVNTAKQWLTDMRH; this comes from the coding sequence TTGGATAAAAAAGCATTTCTTTCCCTATATAAACAGGATTCTTATATCAGGACTGTGGCCAGTAGCATTTTCAGTGTTCAGGGTAAAAACTTTCAGTTAAAAGGACTGACTGGAAGTATGGACATGGTATTTGTGTCAGCCATGACAGAAATGGGAAGTAATTTCCATTTGATCGTTGCCCGCGATAAAGAGGAAGCGGCCTATCTAGCTGATGATCTTAAGATGCTGGTGGACGGAATCAGGCCGTTATTGTTTCCTTCATCTTATAAGCGTCCTTACCAATATGATGAGGTGGAAAATGCCAATGTGCTTTTGAGGGCAGAGATCCTCAATAAAGTGCTTGCCAAGGAAAATGAGCAGGAAATCGTGGTGACTTATCCTGAGGCACTTTATGAAAAGGTGATTAATAAAAAATCCTTGAAGGACAATACTTTTTCGGCGAAGGTGGGCGAGAAAGTAGATACGGAATTTATTGCAGAATTGCTGGCTACTTATGATTTTGAGAAAACAGATTTCGTTTACGAGCCAGGCCAGTTTGCCATTCGAGGGGGGATTATTGATGTTTTTTCCTACGCAAATGAGGAGCCATACAGGATTGAACTGTTTGGAAAAGAAATAGAGAGTATCAGGACCTTTGATGCAGAGAGTCAGCTTTCTATAGAGAACTTAGAGCAAATCAGCATCATTCCCAATGTGCAGACCAGGCTGATGCAAGAAGTAAGGCAGTCGTTTTTGGAGTTTATGCCTGAAGGGACTCAGGTTTGGATAAAGGACGTGGAAATGACCATGGATTTGCTGGATCAAGCATTTGGAAAAGCCAGTCAAAAATTTGATCAGATTGTAGGGCAGACGGGAAGTGAAAAGTTGATGTTAAAACCTGAGGCTTTGTTTGATGATGGTGCAGCATTTATGACATCCATAGCTGGGTTTAATAAATTGGAATTTGGCAATCAGTTTCATCTTCCAGAAGCTCAGGTATTCGAGTTTGATATCAAGCCTCAGCCGTCTTTCAATAAGAATTTTGATATGTTGGTGGAGAATTTGGTGGATAATGAACGGCAGGGCTTGGTGAATATCATCTGTTCAGAGAGTGAAAAGCAAGTTGAAAGATTACAAAATATTTTTCAGGAGCTAGATCCTACACTAAAGGTGCAATCATTGCCGATAAGCCTGAGGGAGGGATTTTTAGATCATTCTGTCAGGTTGGCCTGCTATACTGACCATCAGATTTTTGAGCGTTTTCACAGATATAAAAGCAATCAAAAGGCCAGTAAAACCAAGGCCCTAACCCTTAAGGAACTCAAGACCCTTCAGCCTGGAGATTATGTGGTCCATGTGGATTATGGGATAGGCCGATTTGCAGGTCTGGAAAAGGTAGAGATCAATGAAAATTTGCAGGAGGCAGTCCGTCTGGTTTTTAGAGATGATGATTTACTTTATGTGAACATCCATTCTTTGCACAAAATATCTAAATATTCTGGGCAGGAAGGAACCATGCCAAGCATGTCCAAGCTAGGATCGCCAGAATGGGAAAACAAAAAGAAGAAGGTCAAACGCAAGGTAAGGGATATCGCGAAGGATTTGATAGCCCTTTATGCCAAGCGCAGAAATGCCCCAGGCTACAAATTTTCACCTGACAGTGTATTACAGGTAGAGTTGGAAAGTTCGTTTATTTATGAGGATACTCCAGACCAAGCCAGTGCCACTGGAGATGTCAAAAATGATATGGAAAAAGCCTATCCAATGGACAGGTTGGTGTGTGGGGATGTTGGTTTTGGAAAAACGGAAGTGGCCATTCGTGCAGCTTTCAAGGCCATTAATGATCGTAAGCAAGTGGCGGTCTTGGTTCCTACCACTATTTTGGCCATGCAGCATTATCAAACCTTTAAAGAAAGACTGAAAGATTTTCCTGTGAAGGTGGATTATATTAACCGTTTCAGGACTGCCAAGCAGGTCAGGGAGATTGCTGAGCAGGTTTCAAGTGGGGAGATTGATGTTTTGGTGGGGACCCACAGGATTGTTAATAAAGACATGAAATTTAAAGACCTGGGTTTATTGATCATAGATGAGGAGCAGAAGTTTGGTGTGAAGGTGAAGGATCAGCTTAAGGAATTAAGGGTAAATGTGGATGTGCTAACGCTTACTGCGACGCCGATTCCGAGAACACTGCATTTCTCCCTAATGGGGGCAAGGGACCTTTCAGTGATTGCCACTCCACCGCCCAACAGGCAGCCTGTGACCACTGAGATCCATGCATTCAAAGAAGAAGTGATTAGAGATGCCGTTTCTCAGGAGCTTCAGCGGGGTGGCCAGGTTTTCTTTGTTCATAATAGAGTAGGTGAAATTGATTCTATTGCTAACCTGATCATGAGATTGGTTCCGGATGCCAAGGTGGTAGGCGCCCATGGGCAAATGGATGGAAAGCAGTTGGAAAAAGTGATGGTGAGCTTTATAGAAGGTGAATATGATGTGTTGGTTTCGACCAATATCATAGAATCCGGTCTGGATATTCCGAATGCCAATACCATTATTATCAATAGGGCGCATATGTTTGGCTTGAGTGACCTTCATCAAATGCGTGGCAGGGTCGGAAGAAGCAACAAAAAGGCCTATTGTTACCTATTAACTACTCCAATGTCGGGCTTGACACCAGAAGCGAGGAAGAGATTACAAACTTTGGAAGAGTTTTCTGATCTGGGAGATGGTTTTAAGGTAGCCATGCGCGATTTGGATATTCGCGGTGCGGGTAATCTTTTGGGGGCTGAGCAAAGTGGTTTTATTACAGATCTAGGCTTTGAAATGTATCATAAAATTTTGGATGAAGCGGTTCAGGAGCTGAAGGAAAATGAATTTGCTGCTTTGTTTGAAGTTGATCTTAAGGAGAAAGTAGAAGTGTTGGTACAAGACTGCGTGATCGAAACGGACATGGAACTTTTGATCCCGGAAGATTATGTAACCAATATTTCCGAACGATTGAGTTTATACTCAAAGTTGGATAATATTAAAACAGATGAGGAATTAGAAAAATTTGCTACATCCATAAAAGATCGATTTGGTCCGGTTCCTGGAGTGGTAAGTTCACTATTCGAGACGGTTCGCCTGAGATGGCTAGCGGAGAAGCTGGGGTTTGAAAAGCTGGTACTAAAAAATGGCTTGATGAAATGTTATTTTGTTCCATCCTCTAGGGAAATTTATTTTAAATCTCAGGTTTTCGGGAATATAATTCGGTTTATTCAGTCAAAGGGGAGGTATTGTAAAATAAAGGAACATAAAAATCGTTTAATTCTTACGATCAGTGGAGTCCAATCTGTAAATACAGCCAAGCAGTGGTTGACAGATATGAGACATTAA